A section of the Bufo gargarizans isolate SCDJY-AF-19 unplaced genomic scaffold, ASM1485885v1 original_scaffold_1450_pilon, whole genome shotgun sequence genome encodes:
- the NOP56 gene encoding nucleolar protein 56 isoform X2 — MVLLHVLFEHAAGYALFAVREVEEIGMLLPQVEESLLNIGKFNSIVKLAAFSPFKSAHSALENANAISEGVLHEDLKLFLETNMPAKKKKALLGVGDTKIGAAVQEELKIACQTGGVVAEIIRGIRLHFHALVKGLTAESASKAQLGLGHSYSRSKVKFNVNRVDNMIIQSISLLDQLDKDVNTFSMRVREWYGYHFPELIKIVPDNYTYCRMAKYIGNRKELTEEKLEAMEEIVMDSAKAQAVLDASRSSMGMDISPIDLINIESFSCRVISLSEYRKTLQEYLRSKMNQVAPSLSALIGEVVGARLISHAGSLTNLAKYPASTVQILGAEKALFRALKTKGNTPKYGLIFHSTFIGRAAAKNKGRISRYLANKCSIASRVDCFSEIPTAVFGDKLREQVEERLSFYETGEVPRKNLDVMKEAQEQATILVSELKRKLDKKERKKKKREKRRLEALAAAAEEEEAAPQEEEEPSKKKKKKKRKSEGDVSENGVEEEAEEQTPAKKKLSTSEEAPASAHKKKLSTSEEAPASAHKKKKKSKVQQEEES, encoded by the exons GTTCTGCTCCACGTGCTGTTTGAACATGCGGCGGGCTACGCCCTGTTCGCGGTGCGGGAGGTGGAGGAGATCGGCATGCTGCTGCCGCAGGTGGAGGAGTCCTTGTTGAACATCGGCAAGTTTAACAGCATTGTGAAGCTGGCGGCATTCTCCCCCTTCAAATCCGCCCACAGTGCCCTGGAGAACGCCAACGCCATCTCTGAAG GGGTTCTTCATGAAGACCTTAAACTGTTCCTGGAGACCAACATGCCGGCCAAGAAGAAGAAAGCGCTGCTCGGTGTGGGGGACACAAAGATCGGGGCTGCCGTACAAGAGGAGCTGAAGATCGCCTGCCAGACCGGCGGCGTGGTGGCCGAGATCATAAGAG GGATCCGGCTTCACTTCCACGCCCTGGTTAAGGGCCTGACCGCCGAATCGGCCTCTAAGGCTCAGCTCGGTCTGGGCCACAGCTACTCCAGGTCCAAGGTCAAGTTCAATGTCAACCGGGTGGACAACATGATCATCCAGTCCATCAGTCTGCTGGATCAGCTGGATAAGGATGTAAACACCTTCTCCATGAGGGTCAG GGAATGGTACGGCTATCACTTCCCAGAGCTCATAAAGATCGTGCCTGACAATTACACCTACTGCCGAATGGCCAAGTACATCGGGAACCGCAAGGAGCTGACAGAGGAGAAGCTGGAGGCCATGGAGGAGATTGTCATGGACAGCGCCAAGGCCCAGGCAGTGCTGGACGCGTCTCGCTCTTCCATGG GGATGGACATCTCCCCGATTGACCTGATTAACATCGAGAGCTTCTCCTGCCGCGTCATCTCTCTGTCCGAATACCGCAAGACTCTGCAGGAATATCTGCGCTCCAAGATGAACCAGGTGGCCCCCAGCCTGTCTGCCCTCATCGGAGAAGTG GTCGGTGCCCGTCTGATCTCCCACGCAGGAAGCCTTACGAACCTGGCCAAGTACCCAGCGTCCACGGTCCAGATCCTGGGGGCGGAGAAGGCCCTGTTCAG GGCGCTGAAGACTAAGGGCAACACCCCCAAGTACGGTCTCATCTTCCACTCCACCTTCATTGGGCGAGCAGCTGCCAAGAACAAGGGTCGCATCTCCCGATACCTGGCGAACAAGTGCTCCATCGCCTCCCGCGTAGACTGCTTCTCAG AAATCCCAACGGCGGTGTTTGGCGATAAGCTGCGGGAGCAGGTAGAGGAGCGGCTGTCCTTCTACGAGACCGGGGAGGTTCCCCGCAAGAACCTGGACGTGATGAAAGAGGCGCAGGAGCAG GCCACTATACTGGTGTCTGAACTGAAGAGGAAGCTGGATAAGAAAGAACGCAAGAAGAAGAAACGAGAGAAGCGGCGCCTGGAGGCCCTGGCTGCCGCTGCTGAAGAGGAAGAGGCTGCTCCTCAAGAG GAGGAGGAACCAagcaagaagaagaaaaagaagaaacggAAGTCTGAGGGCGACGTCTCTGAGAACGGGGTTGAGGAGGAGGCTGAGGAGCAGACTCCAGC CAAGAAGAAGCTCTCCACCTCTGAGGAGGCGCCGGCCTCTGCGCACAAGAAGAAGCTCTCCACCTCTGAGGAGGCGCCGGCCTCTGCgcacaagaagaagaagaaatctaaagtgcagcaggaggaggagagctga
- the NOP56 gene encoding nucleolar protein 56 isoform X1: protein MVLLHVLFEHAAGYALFAVREVEEIGMLLPQVEESLLNIGKFNSIVKLAAFSPFKSAHSALENANAISEGVLHEDLKLFLETNMPAKKKKALLGVGDTKIGAAVQEELKIACQTGGVVAEIIRGIRLHFHALVKGLTAESASKAQLGLGHSYSRSKVKFNVNRVDNMIIQSISLLDQLDKDVNTFSMRVREWYGYHFPELIKIVPDNYTYCRMAKYIGNRKELTEEKLEAMEEIVMDSAKAQAVLDASRSSMGMDISPIDLINIESFSCRVISLSEYRKTLQEYLRSKMNQVAPSLSALIGEVVGARLISHAGSLTNLAKYPASTVQILGAEKALFRALKTKGNTPKYGLIFHSTFIGRAAAKNKGRISRYLANKCSIASRVDCFSEIPTAVFGDKLREQVEERLSFYETGEVPRKNLDVMKEAQEQATILVSELKRKLDKKERKKKKREKRRLEALAAAAEEEEAAPQEEEEPSKKKKKKKRKSEGDVSENGVEEEAEEQTPAKKKKLSTSEEAPASAHKKKLSTSEEAPASAHKKKLSTSEEAPASAHKKKLSTSEEAPASAHKKKKKSKVQQEEES from the exons GTTCTGCTCCACGTGCTGTTTGAACATGCGGCGGGCTACGCCCTGTTCGCGGTGCGGGAGGTGGAGGAGATCGGCATGCTGCTGCCGCAGGTGGAGGAGTCCTTGTTGAACATCGGCAAGTTTAACAGCATTGTGAAGCTGGCGGCATTCTCCCCCTTCAAATCCGCCCACAGTGCCCTGGAGAACGCCAACGCCATCTCTGAAG GGGTTCTTCATGAAGACCTTAAACTGTTCCTGGAGACCAACATGCCGGCCAAGAAGAAGAAAGCGCTGCTCGGTGTGGGGGACACAAAGATCGGGGCTGCCGTACAAGAGGAGCTGAAGATCGCCTGCCAGACCGGCGGCGTGGTGGCCGAGATCATAAGAG GGATCCGGCTTCACTTCCACGCCCTGGTTAAGGGCCTGACCGCCGAATCGGCCTCTAAGGCTCAGCTCGGTCTGGGCCACAGCTACTCCAGGTCCAAGGTCAAGTTCAATGTCAACCGGGTGGACAACATGATCATCCAGTCCATCAGTCTGCTGGATCAGCTGGATAAGGATGTAAACACCTTCTCCATGAGGGTCAG GGAATGGTACGGCTATCACTTCCCAGAGCTCATAAAGATCGTGCCTGACAATTACACCTACTGCCGAATGGCCAAGTACATCGGGAACCGCAAGGAGCTGACAGAGGAGAAGCTGGAGGCCATGGAGGAGATTGTCATGGACAGCGCCAAGGCCCAGGCAGTGCTGGACGCGTCTCGCTCTTCCATGG GGATGGACATCTCCCCGATTGACCTGATTAACATCGAGAGCTTCTCCTGCCGCGTCATCTCTCTGTCCGAATACCGCAAGACTCTGCAGGAATATCTGCGCTCCAAGATGAACCAGGTGGCCCCCAGCCTGTCTGCCCTCATCGGAGAAGTG GTCGGTGCCCGTCTGATCTCCCACGCAGGAAGCCTTACGAACCTGGCCAAGTACCCAGCGTCCACGGTCCAGATCCTGGGGGCGGAGAAGGCCCTGTTCAG GGCGCTGAAGACTAAGGGCAACACCCCCAAGTACGGTCTCATCTTCCACTCCACCTTCATTGGGCGAGCAGCTGCCAAGAACAAGGGTCGCATCTCCCGATACCTGGCGAACAAGTGCTCCATCGCCTCCCGCGTAGACTGCTTCTCAG AAATCCCAACGGCGGTGTTTGGCGATAAGCTGCGGGAGCAGGTAGAGGAGCGGCTGTCCTTCTACGAGACCGGGGAGGTTCCCCGCAAGAACCTGGACGTGATGAAAGAGGCGCAGGAGCAG GCCACTATACTGGTGTCTGAACTGAAGAGGAAGCTGGATAAGAAAGAACGCAAGAAGAAGAAACGAGAGAAGCGGCGCCTGGAGGCCCTGGCTGCCGCTGCTGAAGAGGAAGAGGCTGCTCCTCAAGAG GAGGAGGAACCAagcaagaagaagaaaaagaagaaacggAAGTCTGAGGGCGACGTCTCTGAGAACGGGGTTGAGGAGGAGGCTGAGGAGCAGACTCCAGCCAAGAAGAAGAAGCTCTCCACCTCTGAGGAGGCGCCGGCCTCTGCGCACAAGAAGAAGCTCTCCACCTCTGAGGAGGCGCCGGCCTCTGCGCACAAGAAGAAGCTCTCCACCTCTGAGGAGGCGCCGGCCTCTGCGCACAAGAAGAAGCTCTCCACCTCTGAGGAGGCGCCGGCCTCTGCgcacaagaagaagaagaaatctaaagtgcagcaggaggaggagagctga